The Fimbriimonadaceae bacterium genome window below encodes:
- the typA gene encoding translational GTPase TypA — protein sequence MTPENIRNIGIIAHVDHGKTTLVDAIFRQAGLFRDNEAVRDRVMDSNDLERERGITILSKVASCVYQGTKINIVDTPGHADFGGEVERVLSMVDGVLLVVDACEGPMPQTRFVLKKAFDNGLKVVVCINKIDRDGARPVDAYDKTIDLFIDLGANEDDLFFPHLYVSGAGGFARLEPNGHETDLRHLFEAIIKHIPAPAVQPDGPFQMQVNNLDYSDYLGRMFGGKVRRGRVRVGDRMTQVREDGKQISFNVTKVWNYEGLKMKEVEAGEAGEIVMLSGLDEVLISDSICDASFVEPLPRIQVEPSTLTMNFFANSSPLAGKDGGKFLTIHKIRERLEKEEKTSVSLKISKESGPETVTVAARGEMQLSVLIETMRREGYEMAIARPQVIFRESDLGKRLEPVEQLTCEFDDTAMGDVMEELSRRKAEVQTMESLGNGRSRVVSSIPTRGLIGFRSNYLTMTRGSGIMASIFEGYEAYRGEVMSRANGSLIAKDPGKLTRYAYEHIQERGQFFFPVGVDVYAGMIVGQASRDEDMVVNATIQKAATNMRSATSDSTTVLDAHKEFSLEQALAWLRDDELLEVTPKMLRFRKKILDHSERKVAERRATV from the coding sequence CCCAGAGAACATCCGGAACATCGGGATCATCGCCCACGTCGACCACGGTAAGACGACCTTGGTCGACGCGATCTTTCGCCAGGCGGGGTTGTTCCGGGACAACGAGGCCGTCCGCGACCGGGTCATGGACAGCAACGACCTGGAGAGGGAACGCGGCATCACGATCCTCAGCAAAGTCGCGAGTTGCGTCTACCAGGGCACCAAGATCAACATCGTCGACACTCCGGGCCACGCCGACTTCGGCGGCGAGGTCGAGCGGGTGCTCAGCATGGTCGACGGCGTGTTGTTGGTCGTCGACGCGTGCGAAGGCCCGATGCCCCAGACGAGGTTTGTCCTCAAGAAGGCTTTTGACAACGGCTTGAAGGTCGTCGTCTGCATCAACAAGATCGACCGGGACGGCGCACGGCCGGTGGACGCCTACGACAAGACGATCGACCTCTTCATCGACCTGGGTGCCAACGAGGACGACCTGTTCTTCCCCCACCTTTACGTCAGCGGAGCAGGCGGCTTCGCCCGGTTGGAGCCGAACGGGCACGAGACCGACCTCCGGCACCTCTTCGAGGCGATCATCAAGCACATCCCCGCCCCGGCGGTCCAGCCAGACGGTCCGTTCCAGATGCAGGTGAACAACCTGGACTACAGCGACTACCTGGGCCGGATGTTCGGCGGCAAGGTGCGCCGGGGGAGGGTGCGGGTCGGCGACCGCATGACCCAAGTCCGTGAGGACGGGAAGCAGATCAGCTTCAACGTGACCAAGGTCTGGAACTACGAGGGTCTGAAGATGAAGGAGGTTGAGGCGGGCGAGGCGGGTGAGATCGTCATGCTGAGCGGCCTCGACGAGGTCCTCATCAGCGACTCGATCTGCGACGCGAGCTTTGTCGAGCCACTCCCCCGTATCCAGGTCGAGCCCAGCACCCTCACGATGAACTTCTTCGCCAACAGTTCGCCGCTGGCGGGCAAGGACGGCGGCAAGTTTCTGACGATCCACAAGATCCGTGAGCGGCTGGAGAAGGAAGAGAAGACGTCGGTCAGCCTGAAGATCAGCAAGGAGAGCGGGCCCGAGACGGTGACGGTCGCCGCACGCGGCGAAATGCAGCTTTCGGTGCTCATCGAGACGATGCGGCGGGAAGGGTACGAGATGGCGATCGCCCGTCCCCAGGTCATCTTCCGGGAGAGTGACCTAGGCAAGCGCCTGGAACCGGTGGAGCAACTGACCTGCGAGTTCGACGACACCGCGATGGGCGACGTCATGGAAGAGTTGAGCCGCCGCAAGGCCGAGGTGCAGACTATGGAGTCGCTGGGCAACGGCCGCAGCCGCGTCGTCTCCTCGATCCCCACCCGGGGGCTCATCGGGTTTCGGTCCAACTACCTGACGATGACGCGCGGGAGCGGCATCATGGCGTCCATCTTCGAGGGGTACGAGGCCTATCGCGGCGAGGTCATGTCGCGGGCCAACGGCTCCCTTATCGCCAAAGACCCCGGCAAGCTGACCCGTTACGCCTATGAGCACATCCAGGAGCGGGGCCAATTCTTCTTTCCCGTAGGCGTCGACGTTTACGCCGGCATGATCGTCGGGCAAGCCAGTCGTGACGAGGACATGGTGGTCAACGCGACGATCCAAAAGGCCGCCACGAACATGAGGTCGGCGACGTCCGACTCGACCACCGTTTTGGACGCCCACAAGGAGTTTTCGCTGGAACAGGCGCTGGCCTGGTTACGCGACGACGAGCTCCTTGAGGTCACGCCGAAGATGTTGCGGTTCCGCAAGAAAATCCTCGACCACAGCGAGCGCAAGGTCGCTGAGCGTCGGGCGACGGTCTGA
- a CDS encoding aminodeoxychorismate/anthranilate synthase component II codes for MILVIDNYDSFTYNLVQYLGQCGEVVEVVRNDEVSLEDIEARRADGIMVSPGPCTPNESGICVDTLRAALTPGSPLHKVPLFGVCLGHQTIAQVAGGVVRQAKNIMHGKASTVRHDGLGLFAGMPNPFSAIRYHSLVVTKDSVPPGFVVSATAEDDGEIMGLRHESLPVEGVQFHPESILTESGMTIIENFVARVRQASPARA; via the coding sequence ATGATCCTCGTCATCGACAATTACGACAGCTTCACCTACAACCTGGTCCAGTATTTGGGGCAGTGCGGGGAAGTTGTCGAGGTCGTGCGTAACGACGAGGTCTCGCTGGAGGACATCGAGGCCAGGCGGGCGGACGGGATCATGGTGTCGCCGGGGCCCTGCACCCCGAACGAGTCGGGCATCTGCGTCGACACCTTGCGGGCGGCCTTGACACCGGGCAGCCCCCTCCACAAGGTCCCCCTGTTTGGCGTGTGCCTGGGCCACCAGACGATCGCCCAAGTGGCGGGCGGGGTGGTGCGCCAGGCCAAGAACATCATGCACGGCAAGGCGTCGACGGTGAGACACGACGGGCTCGGCCTCTTTGCCGGCATGCCCAACCCGTTCTCGGCGATCCGGTACCACTCGTTGGTCGTCACGAAGGACTCCGTGCCTCCGGGGTTTGTCGTCAGCGCCACGGCCGAGGACGACGGCGAGATCATGGGCCTGCGCCATGAGTCTTTGCCCGTCGAGGGGGTGCAGTTCCACCCCGAGTCGATCCTCACGGAAAGCGGTATGACCATCATCGAGAACTTCGTCGCCCGCGTCCGCCAGGCGTCCCCCGCCCGGGCCTGA
- a CDS encoding FAD-dependent thymidylate synthase translates to MARIVVPEAEELLDREIPVLDKGFVRLVDYLGGDQRIVQAARVSYGAGTKSFRQDRGLIHYLLRNDHTSPFEQVILTFHCKMPVFVARQWVRHRTARLNEISGRYSVMKDEFYVPEAGQLRYQSTDNKQARSEETLPADTASAMLEELQADQATLYRHYTGMIEQGLAREVARANLPLSLYTEWYWQIDLHNLLRFLHLRMDAHAQYEIRVYAEAMATCAKAVAPMAYEAFEEHLLGSLRFSRAELAALSAMVEQRPHGLEGRSAAVFEQKVARMKSLVPAEEPEEPELPRP, encoded by the coding sequence ATGGCCCGCATTGTCGTGCCGGAGGCCGAGGAGCTTCTGGACCGCGAAATCCCCGTCTTGGACAAAGGGTTTGTCCGCCTCGTCGATTATCTAGGGGGCGACCAGCGCATCGTGCAAGCGGCGCGGGTCAGCTATGGCGCGGGCACGAAGAGTTTCCGCCAAGACCGCGGCCTGATCCACTACCTGCTCCGGAACGACCACACCTCGCCGTTCGAGCAGGTGATCCTGACCTTCCATTGCAAGATGCCCGTCTTCGTGGCCCGGCAGTGGGTGCGCCACCGCACCGCCCGCCTTAACGAGATCAGCGGGCGCTACTCGGTGATGAAGGACGAGTTCTATGTCCCGGAGGCCGGGCAACTGCGTTACCAGAGCACGGACAACAAGCAGGCCCGGAGCGAGGAGACCCTGCCGGCTGACACCGCCAGCGCGATGCTGGAAGAACTGCAGGCCGACCAGGCCACGCTCTACCGCCACTACACCGGCATGATCGAGCAAGGCCTGGCGCGCGAAGTGGCCCGGGCAAACCTGCCCCTGTCGCTTTACACCGAGTGGTATTGGCAGATCGACCTGCACAACCTTCTGCGGTTCCTGCATCTGCGAATGGACGCCCATGCCCAGTACGAAATCCGCGTCTACGCCGAAGCGATGGCGACGTGCGCCAAGGCGGTGGCCCCCATGGCCTACGAAGCCTTTGAGGAGCACCTGTTGGGTTCGTTGCGGTTCTCGCGGGCCGAGTTGGCCGCATTGTCGGCGATGGTCGAACAACGGCCCCATGGCCTGGAAGGACGGTCGGCCGCGGTCTTTGAGCAGAAGGTGGCGCGGATGAAGTCTCTCGTCCCCGCCGAAGAACCGGAGGAACCCGAACTCCCCCGGCCCTAA
- a CDS encoding MerR family transcriptional regulator, with protein MTQTGRSGKGEQYVSISVASQITGVEVHTLRYWEREFSGYLNPVRTAGGQRRYRPQDIQTVFSLKQLLREEMFSIAGAKKHLKRLLAPQAA; from the coding sequence ATGACGCAGACAGGTCGAAGCGGTAAGGGCGAGCAGTACGTCAGCATCAGTGTCGCCAGCCAGATCACCGGCGTCGAGGTGCACACGCTCCGCTACTGGGAACGCGAGTTCTCCGGGTACCTGAACCCCGTTCGCACCGCAGGCGGCCAGCGGCGCTACCGGCCGCAGGACATCCAGACCGTCTTCTCGCTCAAGCAACTGCTCCGCGAGGAGATGTTCAGCATCGCCGGCGCAAAGAAGCACCTGAAGCGCCTCCTCGCCCCCCAAGCCGCTTAG